The window TTCTCTAATAATTGGtctgtcattttctttccaaccagttttaaaaaaaaatttttttaatgtttatttttgacagagctagagcatgagcgggggaggggcagaaagggggagacagaatccgaagcaggctccaagctgtcagcacagagcctgacacggggctcgaactcagaccgtgagatcatgacctgatcggacgctcaaccgactgagccacccagacgccacccccccacctttttaaaaattttattttttacatagagagggacagagcatgagtgggggagggtcttTCCAACCAGTTGTAAGGCTCATGCCATTTTCCTTCATGTTGGTGTATCTTTAATTCTTATAGCgaatttgtttttaacaattcttTCCTAAATTCCTTAAGTTTACTTTCCTATTTGAATTCAGTGTTTAACTCATTTCCCTTTGTCATTGTGTTTCAGGCTATGACTGCCCACTGAGCCCTGAGACCCTTAACTTCTCTGTGGTCATGCTGTCTCTGCTGTGCACCATGAGGAGTCTCTCCTTTGTAAGGTGGTTATACAGTAACTGGACATACTCTTGATCACCTCTGGAAATTTTTACTCTTTTCAGGCTCATGTTAGTAGTACCAAGAGCATAATGTCCTGTGAAACTACATTACCAGATGTTTTCCTTTTCGGTGTTGAGCACGCATAGACCGTCACCTAAACCTTCAGGTAGCAGTGGCTCTTTTGCCCAAAACAGATCTTGGAAAAAGACTTAGGTAGTAAAATTTCACATCTTGCCCACACCAGCTTACTCTTACTTTCTTCCTAATCCTCTAGGGCTGTACTATCCAATAAGGTTGACATTAGCGACACATCCCAAGTGAGCACTTAAACTGTGGCTGGTCCAAACTGCAAATGGCGTAAGTATAAGGTACCAGATCTTGAAaacgtggtttttttttttttgtactttttattatcacttttttgatgtttatttttgagggagagagacacagaatccgaagtgggctctgctgaGAGCTTGCCCGACAcagcgcttgaactcacgaaccgtgagatcacactctgagccaaagtcagatgcttaccaactTAGCTGGCGCCCCTgtactgacattttttttaaattttttaatgtttatttattttggggacagagagagacagagcatgaatgggggaggggcagagagagagggagacacagaatcggaagcaggctccaggctctgagccatcagcccagagcccgacgcggggctcgaactcacggaccgcgagatcgtgacccgagctgaagtcggacgcttaaccgactgagccacccaggcgcccctgtactaacatttttaattatacGTTGCCGTTTTAGCTACTTCTTGGGCTAAATAACCCATTTCTACTAGCTTCTCTTTACTGTCAAAATGTACAAGTTACACGTATGGCTGCATGGTTGTGCCAGGCAGCGCTGCTCAGgtcattccccacccccagcccacggTGGGCTCCCTCCCCTGGCTGTAATCGAGGCCCTGAGAGCACAGACGGCACTGCCTTCCTGTGACCCTTTGAAGACAGCACCACAATGCCAGGTTagtgttacatttattttaaaaatacacaaaatataaattttttacatCAAAGTGTGATGACCTTACACACCGTTCCATACTTACCTGGTTTTGTTTGCATCCTTATGCAAACAGAATAAATGGATTTGATTCTGATTTTTCCTATGGTTCATGTAAACAGTCGAGACTGCTACATAAAGTAAGTCGTTTTAAAAGGTAAAGTGGCCACAGAAACCCAACAGTGAAACAATTCGATTTGGTTTGTTTAATGAAATTGGCAGAAGTCTTAGCAGATAATCAAAAACTACACACTGGCTtctagacattttaaatatttaaaaccttgAGGTTTTCTTCATCTTGTAAACATAACTTAGACCTCGTTGGCATTAagtttgaaaagtaaaatattaaaccaTGATTTGTATCAGCCTGCCTGTGGTCAGTATACACTCTCTTTATTAGGAGAATGAAAccaaataataagcaaaatacaTTGGGGATTTCAAATTATACTGTAAAGAAGGTCCCGGCCGCCGTCTTCTGGGAGCGATCTAACTGAAGCTGACCCTGCCACTGGCTGAGGGTGACCCCCGCTGGCCACCAGACAGCACGACACCCCAGCCGCGGGACGGTCAGGTCCTCTTGCTCCGTGGCTTCGGAAGCAGGTGAGGCTGCGTCCACCTCCGCCGGCTCCACCGTCCTTCCTGGGACTTCGACGCACTGGGTGAGTGGTCTGTGACTACTGTCAAGACTGTACCGTCCCTTTAAGGTACCACATGCCACCGTAGCTCACACAGCAGTCCTGTGACGAGAGAGGGGTGTTCAGCAGGCGAGGCAGCTACTCCGGCCCGTACGGCTCCTCACGACTCGGTTTATGATTAATGGATAGAACACAAACGGGAGATGACGATGCTGTGGTAACTGCCTGGTCTCCTTAGTGCTTGGGGCTCAGGCCCTCTTCCTCtcacgggggggagggggggggggggggaaccacaaGAGAATATGCTCGGCAAGCACAAGATAAGAAAAACTGTCAATAAGCTGACCCAGAACAAAGGTGCTTCATAAGCAGCACCATAGACGGCCTTGGATGTTTGAGATACTAAATCAAGATGTAAAGAAACCATCCTCAGCTTTCCGTGTTCCAATGTTTCTGCCAATATGGTATCTGCACCATAGTCCATTCATAAAAGCATTATAAGTAGTATATTTAAGGACTTGCATATActagataaattatatatttccctttaaatttaaaaattgattctaCTGAAAGCCAAGTGGTACAGGATGCAAGAGGGGAGCGGAGTCAGGACTCAGGCCCAGTCACTTAAAGGGATGACCCGGCCGGACGAGCCGTGAGCAGCTGCAGAGACCGCAgctggctgggggggggtggggtggggtgggcggggaggaCTTCCACCCCCACCGCAGGCGCTGCTCCCCAGAGCGCGTGTACCTTTAGCACTTTGTCCACCTCCTGTTTACTCAGATCCTCTCCGCACTCTTGAGTCAGCCGCGACTGGATCATGTTCCGGCGGACCCGGTAATTTTTGGAAAAGATTTCAAGCAAAACCTGTCGGTGCTTTAGTAGCAAAAATATGTTATTGTGGGAAACAGTCACCTAAAAGAGAAACCTCCCCGAACAAGAGATCCAGAGCCGTGGGACTGAACTCCACGCTGCAGTCTGTGTGCGCCAGGACTTCTCTAGACAGGAATACACCCGACCAATCCGTCGTCCCCTGAGACcccaagaagaagaaaggacCAGGCAAGCGCCAGCAGAGGATTGGCAGTATAGACGTGGTGTTTCGTGACACAAAACAGAAGTGAAAATGGATTTAGGATGCAGGGAAAGTCACCATCTAAGCTACATGAAGATAGGGCTGGAGACTGTTGCCCGTAGAGCTTTGTCTCAATGCACTTATCTTCTCATTATCAGATTGAAATTAATTgtgaaattgttttcatttcctacCCCTTCAGGACTAGAAACTTCAGATGCCACCTATTCTGGCCAAGAGCACACAGGCTGGCTCAGGAAGAGCCCCTGCAGATGCTCTTGCTCCGGGGCCCCGTCACAGCCCTGGGGCACAGAGGCCCTCCCGTCTGTCCTCGCCTGTCCGTCAGCCCCTCTGAGGCAGAAGAGGgatctcctttcctccccacaccTTAGGAATAGGGCCAACTAGTGTTTTAGCAGTTTATTCTGAAATCCTTAAAGTTCAAGCGAGTTCATGACTGAAGGAAAATTTCTGGACGTCAGGGTCCATGCAGCCACTGCTGCTGTTTTAACTCTTATTTTGTTCACTAGACACTTACGACCCTTCCTGCCAGGGTGTGACAGGAGGCAAAATGGACGAGTTTCTCTAACTTAGAAATCCAGCACCTGAGAAACGTGGACTGTCACTGGTTCACCAGACAGGCTGGGTGGCAGAATCCTCTGGAAAGCTTTGTAGAAGTTTAGATACCTAGGACCCTTCCCCGTTCCTCTGGAGCTGAACGAAGTCTCGGGGGTTGGTCCTAGGAGCCTATGGAGATTTTTTAGAAGAGGACTTGGATGCAGCCAGTCCAGATGGCAGTAGGGGACCAAGGGTTCCCGTCAAATGACTGGCACGTCCGGCCTAACACTACATGGGGACACGGAGCCAGAATATTTAAACTTGAAAGCGGCTGGAAAACGAGCGTGTGTTACCGCACTCTGGGTCTCCCCGTAGGCCTcaccccccctccctgctctcggGGAGACGGTAGCAGAGGTCACCTCACCTGATCGCTCATGTCTCCAGACTCCCAGAGGGCGAACACCTTCTGCTCATCTGGGGATGCAGCGGTCTGTGGGGGAAACTAACCAAGGCCTAGGCATTAGTAGTTTGTCTTTGCCACGGGGGTCCACCcgcccctcacccctcccagcccGCACAAGCCCCATTCAGGGACGGAGCCGCCCTTGTGAGACTGTGGGTTCCAGTTCCAGCTCCTGCCACTCACTAGGGCGTCAGTGGGAGGGAGCGGGACAGGCCCAGCCTCAAGTCGCCAGATGCAGTTGacaaggtggggaagggagtTCTGCTGTGTGTCCCGTTAGCCTGGCATTAGCTCCCCGCTCTGCTCCGACACCCAGTGTCCTCCTACCCTAAATATACACGTGCAGATGGGGCCTGAGAAGcactcccacccccacagccccTAGGAGGATCTGGGGATTCCCTCTCTCGAGGGCCGTGTCCTTGTGGGTTACGGACCCTGCCCAGCTCCCAAGCACCCGTGCCACTTGGTTCAGCAGGGTCTGAAGGGGGACCAAGAAAAGGGTGGGCAGGCTCAGGGGACCTGGTAGACTGGTTTCCAGCCCTGACAACACAACAGGGGTGGCTACCACCACATAAAGCCCCGGGGGGACCCTGACACGTACAACCTCATTTGATCACTGGAAACCAGAGAGGTGGGAGCAGGGAGCTGCTCCGGGGCAGAGGTTTACTCACTGTCCACAGTCGAACGTCTAATAGTAGAAACAGGATTAAACTCAAGCCTGTGAGTCGAGTCTCCTCCTGCTCCCTGGACCTGAGCATCCTTGTGTACACATCTGAGGTCTTTTCCTCCTCAGAGGAGACTATGATATACGGTCCCTACATCAGGATCATGGGGAGGGAGATGGatgggagcagcagaggggccATGGTCTCCCAGAGATCCCAGCCCCACTAAGAGGGAGAAATAGGGCAAGGGTACCTGACAGCAGCCTACCTCACATCCCTCTCCCATCCACACAGCACCCAACATGGCCTGGGGCTACCTAGACCcctttgctgggggggggggcaagggtgCTCCAAATAGGGCAGGGCCCCCAAACCCTGGTACCTTCCAGAGGAAACCACACCAAGGAGGCTCCCAGACACGAGGGCCAGATCTCCTGGGACGGCCCCGCCAGCATGGGATCTCAGGCCTCTCATCCTAGTTTCTGTTTCTCGAGTACACAGAGTTGGGCCTTTGCCTCATCACCCAAGGCTGCAGGTGCTTCTGACCTTGGACTGCAAACGTCAACGATCTCTTAAGAGGCAGCCGCAGCCCCACGTCACGCGGTCCGGCGCCAAGTCTGGGCAGAGCTTAGGAGGAGAGAATAACCAGCACCACGTCCTGAAGCCACAGCTGACACTCCTCACGCTCAGCTAAGGGAAATGGTCCACAACACACGCTCTGCTCCTACATTTCGTCCACTCTGGGGCCCCTTCCTATGCAGGGACAGGaagccccggggtggggggagggggttgtcaCGCTGCCACCTGCAGGCCTGGCATCAGAAATGCTAACCATGCTGGCCTGGCCAGCTAACCTCTAGCCCGAAAGGCCTGCCAGAACCCACGCACGAGCCAGTACAGCAGAAAAGAGTtcagccctggggcacctgggtggttcagtcgatcaGGCGCCCGACtatcgattttagctcaggtcatgatctcgtggtttgtgggttcgagccccacatcagcctcggtgctgacagtgcagagcctgctggggattctctctccctctctctgtccctcccccactcatgttcttgttctctctctcaaaaaaaatatttcagcccTGCAGCCACTAAACTGAGGTTCACATTCCAGCTCTATCACTTCCTGGTATACGAGACAAGCtcatttcccttctttaaaaCTCGGTTTCTATACCTACAAATTGCAAAGAAGATCAAAAGATAACAGAAGTGGAGTCAGCTTGGGGCTgggcctgcgtggctcagtcggttaaacgtctgactcttgatttcggctcaggccacgatctcatggtttgtgggatggagccccacactgacagtgccaagcctgcttgacattctctcactctgccccctccccaactctctctctctcaaaaaaaaaaaaaaaaaagtgagtcgTCCTGAAAAAACGAGAGGAACAAGATGTGCCGGCAGAGTGGGGCGGGAAACCAGGCCAGGGAACCTGCACGGACAGCCCCCACTCTAGGCCGAGTAGCGGCCTGGCGCCTTCAGACCTCTCAGGGGGCCCTCACCCCAGTCCCAGGAGACCAAAGCCAACATCTGCCCACGTCACACGACGGCGCAGAGCCTAAtaggcccaaggtcacacaaagcCACCACACGAGAGCCAAAATTCAAAGCAAGGTCAGTGGTCGTCCCGCATTCCCAGGCAGCCTCCAAGCCGACACCCCCAAGGCAAGCAGGGCGCAGGCCACTCCAGAGTGACGGGACCGGCCTCCTTTCCGCCACGAGCAGTGCTGCCCGCCCAGGAGCCCGCCTGAGGGCAGCCTCGTTGGTACGCCCATCGGGCCGGCGCAGGCTCTACTTACAGGCACCAGTATTTGCTTGCAACCGGCGGCCAGCACCGTGTCCTGCAGCATGCGGTCCGAGATGCCGCTGAACAGCGTGTGACCAGGTGGCAGGCTGGCCAAGTGCAGGTTGAAGAGGCGCTTGAGTTCACTCAGCGTGAGCACAAACTGTCTCTGAAAGGTGGCCTCCACGAAGGCCCTCAGTTCCCGGGCCACGGGGGTGCCGGCACAGCCCGGGGGCGGGTGCCCGTTGAAGCTgtccccgcccgccgcccgcccgccagGCAGCCCGTTGGCCAGCCTACTGTGGAGGCCGCCACCGAGAGAGGTGTCCATGGGCTCCTCATCTTCTgcttcctgctcttcctcctcctctccctcctcactcACGGGCTCCTCCTTGATCCGCACGCTGGGCAGGACCGTGGACGCCCGCACCTGCTCCTTCCTCCGCTGCAGCTCCCGTTCCAGCAGCGCGTGGTTCTGCTGGGCCTTGCTTCTGGCCACCTGGACGCGCTGGTCCCCGGAGACCAGCCCGGCAGGCCCTGCAGGCAGAGGCCAGCGCTGCTCAGGGGGGCGTAGAGACAGGGCAGAGAGGGGCCCTCGGCCTGCGGACACCCCCCGGTCTCCCAGAGGGAGGAGATGGAAACAGTGCAGACCAGCCTCTTACTCCCACCTCACCCAGCGGGGACTGAGCTACCccagcagagaggaaagaaaggaagtgggGAGAGTCAGAATCGCACGTTGGGAGACCCCAACCAGGACGGGTTCCCGGTCCCTGCCGGCTCCTCCTGTTCCCACCGCTTCCTGCCGACCCAAGAGGGCCCAGAACCCAGGAGAGCCTCAGAGCGCACAGGCCCTCAGTCCCCGAGGCCAAGCATTTAACGGGGGACAAGCCTTAAGCTGAGGTCTGTGGGGAAGGGAGACGAAAGCACAGAAAGGCCAACCGATGGGGAGAGCCACACATCCCTCTCTGGGCCCGACGAGCCCCAGCAGAGCAGCCCGCCTGGAGCCAGGGGCGGGTTAGGGGCCTGCCCAGTCCGAAGCCCCCCGCACACCTGATTGTCCATCTGGCTTCTTTGGCAAGGTTTCCTTCACGAGATTATAGACTTTTTCTAATCTGAAAAGAAGAATACACTTTAAGCCACGTCCCGGGTCACCTGCCTTACTACGGCAACGTTCCCTGTTGAGGCCAGGGACATCCTGGTGACCGAGGATGCCATGCGTGCAGAGCCCGGCCGCCCCTCCCCACCGTGCACGGCCCTGCGGTGGGCGGCGGTGGCCCAGCCTTCTCTTCCTCGGCCAGTCTCCAGCCCGCTGCCTCGGGCCATGCAAACCCTGGCTCCTGCTCTCCACATGCAGCCCTCCTTCCTGACCCCTAAGAACACACCTGCCAGCTCTGATCGGCAGGGGTGGCTGTACCAGGCCTGtgcgggtggcgggggggggggggtctggatCAATCTGCCACATCCACTGGCGTGCAGGACGGGGTGCACGCAGCCCCAGTATGCTCTCACCAGCCCACACCAGGCCTAGGGGACAAAGTGGCTGTGGACGGCTCAGTAAGCCCTTACTTGGCCTGGATACCCGACCACAGCATGTGCTGCCGCTGGACCACATCTGGATGTTTCTTGATGAACTCTCCGTCGTAAGGCAGTATGAACTCCCAGCCTTTGTTGATCCTCACTACGGCCATGTGCTCCAGAAAGTCCTTCACATCCTCCgtgcagagctgggggaggggaagaagtgaGGCCTGCAGGCCCGAAAGCCCGCCCTGGCCCCCGTTCCCTGCAGGGCCGGGGTTTCTGAGGGGGAACGTCACTTACTTTAGTCACTGCTGCCACCTCTTTCCGTACGACCCACCGGCTCTGTGTGAACTTCCACATCTGAGGGAGAAAAAGCAGCATGTTTCCAGGGGGCAAACAAAGATAGATCGCTCCTAAGACTGTGCCCCAAACCCATGTAGTTGTCCTGGGGGCCCGAGGGCAGGGAAGACAGTCGCCGACAAGAACTCAGACTTGACCAGGCCTTCTCCCAGGCGCCGTCTGACAGCATCTGCACGGGAGAGAAAGGCTGACAGGCAGGGGCGGCTGAGGGCTTTGTGAACAAGCCTGGGAGTGGATCACCCCTGTGCTTCGACCCCGAGACCAAACTAAACTGCACAGGCACCCAGACACTAACTGTCCAAAGGAGCTGGGACATCCGAccagggaaaggaaaacacaggcacTCTCTCCAGAGAGAGCAGCCTAAGGGCTGCCCGCGTGAGCAGGCCTGTGCGAGAGCACATCATGGTCCCCGTGCACAAGCTAAGGAGACCGATTTCCCTGAGCTCAAAACACAAAGCTGAGGCCAAAGGAGGCAGTGCTGATCCCAACGGCC is drawn from Leopardus geoffroyi isolate Oge1 chromosome E3, O.geoffroyi_Oge1_pat1.0, whole genome shotgun sequence and contains these coding sequences:
- the POLR3E gene encoding DNA-directed RNA polymerase III subunit RPC5 isoform X4; the encoded protein is MANEEDDPVVQEIDVYLAKSLAEKLYLFQYPVRPASMTYDDIPHLSAKIKPKQQKVELEMAIDTLNPNYCRSKGEQIALNVDGACADESSTYSSKLMDKQTFCSSQSTSNTARYAAALYRQGELHLTPLHGILQLRPSFSYLDKADAKHREREAANEAGDSSQDEAEEDVKQITVRFSRPESEQARQRRVQSYEFLQKKHAEEPWVHLHYYGLRDSRSEHERQYLLCQGSSGVENTELVKSPSEYLMMLMPPSPEEEKDKPVAPSNVLSMAQLRTLPLADQIKILMKNVKVMPFANLMSLLGPSIDSVAVLRGIQKVAMLVQGNWVVKSDILYPKDSSSPHSGVPAEVLCRGRDFVMWKFTQSRWVVRKEVAAVTKLCTEDVKDFLEHMAVVRINKGWEFILPYDGEFIKKHPDVVQRQHMLWSGIQAKLEKVYNLVKETLPKKPDGQSGPAGLVSGDQRVQVARSKAQQNHALLERELQRRKEQVRASTVLPSVRIKEEPVSEEGEEEEEQEAEDEEPMDTSLGGGLHSRLANGLPGGRAAGGDSFNGHPPPGCAGTPVARELRAFVEATFQRQFVLTLSELKRLFNLHLASLPPGHTLFSGISDRMLQDTVLAAGCKQILVPFPPQTAASPDEQKVFALWESGDMSDQHRQVLLEIFSKNYRVRRNMIQSRLTQECGEDLSKQEVDKVLKDCCVSYGGMWYLKGTVQS
- the POLR3E gene encoding DNA-directed RNA polymerase III subunit RPC5 isoform X5, giving the protein MANEEDDPVVQEIDVYLAKSLAEKLYLFQYPVRPASMTYDDIPHLSAKIKPKQQKVELEMAIDTLNPNYCRSKGEQIALNVDGACADESSTYSSKLMDKQTFCSSQSTSNTARYAAALYRQGELHLTPLHGILQLRPSFSYLDKADAKHREREAANEGDSSQDEAEEDVKQITVRFSRPESEQARQRRVQSYEFLQKKHAEEPWVHLHYYGLRDSRSEHERQYLLCQGSSGVENTELVKSPSEYLMMLMPPSPEEEKDKPVAPSNVLSMAQLRTLPLADQIKILMKNVKVMPFANLMSLLGPSIDSVAVLRGIQKVAMLVQGNWVVKSDILYPKDSSSPHSGVPAEVLCRGRDFVMWKFTQSRWVVRKEVAAVTKLCTEDVKDFLEHMAVVRINKGWEFILPYDGEFIKKHPDVVQRQHMLWSGIQAKLEKVYNLVKETLPKKPDGQSGPAGLVSGDQRVQVARSKAQQNHALLERELQRRKEQVRASTVLPSVRIKEEPVSEEGEEEEEQEAEDEEPMDTSLGGGLHSRLANGLPGGRAAGGDSFNGHPPPGCAGTPVARELRAFVEATFQRQFVLTLSELKRLFNLHLASLPPGHTLFSGISDRMLQDTVLAAGCKQILVPFPPQTAASPDEQKVFALWESGDMSDQHRQVLLEIFSKNYRVRRNMIQSRLTQECGEDLSKQEVDKVLKDCCVSYGGMWYLKGTVQS
- the POLR3E gene encoding DNA-directed RNA polymerase III subunit RPC5 isoform X1, producing MANEEDDPVVQEIDVYLAKSLAEKLYLFQYPVRPASMTYDDIPHLSAKIKPKQQKVELEMAIDTLNPNYCRSKGEQIALNVDGACADESSTYSSKLMDKQTFCSSQSTSNTARYAAALYRQGELHLTPLHGILQLRPSFSYLDKADAKHREREAANEAGDSSQDEAEEDVKQITVRFSRPESEQARQRRVQSYEFLQKKHAEEPWVHLHYYGLRDSRSEHERQYLLCQGSSGVENTELVKSPSEYLMMLMPPSPEEEKDKPVAPSNVLSMAQLRTLPLADQIKILMKNVKVMPFANLMSLLGPSIDSVAVLRGIQKVAMLVQGNWVVKSDILYPKDSSSPHSGVPAEVLCRGRDFVMWKFTQSRWVVRKEVAAVTKLCTEDVKDFLEHMAVVRINKGWEFILPYDGEFIKKHPDVVQRQHMLWSGIQAKLEKVYNLVKETLPKKPDGQSGPAGLVSGDQRVQVARSKAQQNHALLERELQRRKEQVRASTVLPSVRIKEEPVSEEGEEEEEQEAEDEEPMDTSLGGGLHSRLANGLPGGRAAGGDSFNGHPPPGCAGTPVARELRAFVEATFQRQFVLTLSELKRLFNLHLASLPPGHTLFSGISDRMLQDTVLAAGCKQILVPGPYIIVSSEEEKTSDVYTRMLRSREQEETRLTGLSLILFLLLDVRLWTFPPQTAASPDEQKVFALWESGDMSDQHRQVLLEIFSKNYRVRRNMIQSRLTQECGEDLSKQEVDKVLKDCCVSYGGMWYLKGTVQS
- the POLR3E gene encoding DNA-directed RNA polymerase III subunit RPC5 isoform X2, translated to MANEEDDPVVQEIDVYLAKSLAEKLYLFQYPVRPASMTYDDIPHLSAKIKPKQQKVELEMAIDTLNPNYCRSKGEQIALNVDGACADESSTYSSKLMDKQTFCSSQSTSNTARYAAALYRQGELHLTPLHGILQLRPSFSYLDKADAKHREREAANEGDSSQDEAEEDVKQITVRFSRPESEQARQRRVQSYEFLQKKHAEEPWVHLHYYGLRDSRSEHERQYLLCQGSSGVENTELVKSPSEYLMMLMPPSPEEEKDKPVAPSNVLSMAQLRTLPLADQIKILMKNVKVMPFANLMSLLGPSIDSVAVLRGIQKVAMLVQGNWVVKSDILYPKDSSSPHSGVPAEVLCRGRDFVMWKFTQSRWVVRKEVAAVTKLCTEDVKDFLEHMAVVRINKGWEFILPYDGEFIKKHPDVVQRQHMLWSGIQAKLEKVYNLVKETLPKKPDGQSGPAGLVSGDQRVQVARSKAQQNHALLERELQRRKEQVRASTVLPSVRIKEEPVSEEGEEEEEQEAEDEEPMDTSLGGGLHSRLANGLPGGRAAGGDSFNGHPPPGCAGTPVARELRAFVEATFQRQFVLTLSELKRLFNLHLASLPPGHTLFSGISDRMLQDTVLAAGCKQILVPGPYIIVSSEEEKTSDVYTRMLRSREQEETRLTGLSLILFLLLDVRLWTFPPQTAASPDEQKVFALWESGDMSDQHRQVLLEIFSKNYRVRRNMIQSRLTQECGEDLSKQEVDKVLKDCCVSYGGMWYLKGTVQS
- the POLR3E gene encoding DNA-directed RNA polymerase III subunit RPC5 isoform X3; the encoded protein is MVLSILSPVACEKYPVRPASMTYDDIPHLSAKIKPKQQKVELEMAIDTLNPNYCRSKGEQIALNVDGACADESSTYSSKLMDKQTFCSSQSTSNTARYAAALYRQGELHLTPLHGILQLRPSFSYLDKADAKHREREAANEAGDSSQDEAEEDVKQITVRFSRPESEQARQRRVQSYEFLQKKHAEEPWVHLHYYGLRDSRSEHERQYLLCQGSSGVENTELVKSPSEYLMMLMPPSPEEEKDKPVAPSNVLSMAQLRTLPLADQIKILMKNVKVMPFANLMSLLGPSIDSVAVLRGIQKVAMLVQGNWVVKSDILYPKDSSSPHSGVPAEVLCRGRDFVMWKFTQSRWVVRKEVAAVTKLCTEDVKDFLEHMAVVRINKGWEFILPYDGEFIKKHPDVVQRQHMLWSGIQAKLEKVYNLVKETLPKKPDGQSGPAGLVSGDQRVQVARSKAQQNHALLERELQRRKEQVRASTVLPSVRIKEEPVSEEGEEEEEQEAEDEEPMDTSLGGGLHSRLANGLPGGRAAGGDSFNGHPPPGCAGTPVARELRAFVEATFQRQFVLTLSELKRLFNLHLASLPPGHTLFSGISDRMLQDTVLAAGCKQILVPGPYIIVSSEEEKTSDVYTRMLRSREQEETRLTGLSLILFLLLDVRLWTFPPQTAASPDEQKVFALWESGDMSDQHRQVLLEIFSKNYRVRRNMIQSRLTQECGEDLSKQEVDKVLKDCCVSYGGMWYLKGTVQS